From Sporosarcina sp. Te-1, the proteins below share one genomic window:
- a CDS encoding Na+/H+ antiporter subunit A produces MEFVFLIFLPIVAALFIPLLFNRMKRIHTGWFVLAVPLILFLYYVTYIPTTMKGGHAISELRWIPSMGISFVSYIDGLSLLFSLLITGIGSLVVLYSIFYLDKNKEKLGNFYVYLLLFMSAMLGVVQSDNVISLYLFWELTSISSFLLIGYWYTRDRSRFGALKSMMITVFGGLMMLGGFVLLGIMGDTYSIRELIASAPSFVGHDYFTLALVLLLLGAFTKSAQFPFYIWLPDAMEAPTPVSAYLHSATMVKAGLYLVARFTPIFAFSEVWVWLVTGIGLLTLFWGSFFAVKQTDLKAILAFSTVSQLGLIMSLLGAGAITFHSDDAVFKFAMFAAIFHLINHATFKGSLFMIAGIVDHETGTRDIRKLGGLMSIMPVSFTVAFIGSMSMAGLPPFNGFLSKEMFLQSMLAIRQFELFQFDTWSILFPVIAWIASVFTFVYSFYFVFRTFAGKRKEGRLPQEPHEAPVGMLISPVILGVLVVGIFFIPNLVAKWLIKPAVAAIQPNLYSQPADIDIHVAAWHGFDSPELWLTVGVIVIGALLYATLSKWQKVYGLQPAKFSLNALYDGLMSFSEKGMNRISRFYMTGLIRTYMIYIFTFLSIAVLVVLFTQDAFVVDMNSFSHIGVYSAINAVILILAVGFVLLSKTRLAAIISLGAAGYSVALFFVIFKAPDLALTQLVIETVSVALFLLAFKHLPALKDHGETVKTKMTNGIVALGVGITVTLIALSAHSQKLIPSIAQFYKDTVKTEAGGGNIVNVILVDYRGFDTLFEIAVLSIAGIGVLGMIKLRLARKGNSNENK; encoded by the coding sequence TTGGAATTTGTATTTTTGATTTTCTTGCCGATTGTGGCTGCCTTGTTCATTCCCCTATTATTTAACAGAATGAAACGCATACATACTGGTTGGTTTGTTCTGGCAGTCCCTCTCATACTGTTTCTCTATTATGTAACATACATCCCTACCACAATGAAAGGCGGACATGCAATATCTGAACTGCGCTGGATTCCATCCATGGGCATTTCATTCGTCTCTTACATTGATGGACTCAGCCTGCTTTTCTCGTTGCTGATTACAGGGATCGGGTCACTCGTTGTGCTCTATTCCATCTTCTATTTGGATAAAAACAAGGAGAAGTTAGGTAACTTTTATGTCTATCTTCTCCTTTTCATGAGTGCAATGCTAGGGGTCGTCCAGTCCGATAATGTCATCTCTCTCTATCTGTTTTGGGAATTGACCTCAATATCTTCTTTTCTTTTGATTGGATATTGGTATACACGGGACCGTTCCAGATTTGGTGCATTGAAATCGATGATGATCACTGTTTTCGGCGGTTTGATGATGCTCGGGGGATTTGTACTGCTCGGCATTATGGGGGATACATACTCCATTCGTGAATTGATCGCGTCTGCTCCATCATTTGTGGGACATGACTATTTCACGTTAGCGCTTGTCCTCTTGTTGCTTGGTGCGTTTACGAAATCAGCCCAATTTCCGTTCTATATCTGGCTGCCAGATGCGATGGAGGCGCCGACCCCAGTCAGTGCTTATTTGCACTCGGCGACAATGGTCAAAGCAGGGCTCTATTTAGTGGCACGCTTTACCCCTATTTTCGCCTTTTCAGAAGTATGGGTCTGGCTTGTCACAGGTATCGGTTTGTTAACCCTTTTCTGGGGTTCTTTCTTTGCCGTGAAACAAACGGATTTGAAAGCAATCTTAGCCTTCTCGACCGTCAGTCAACTTGGATTGATCATGTCCCTTCTCGGTGCAGGAGCCATAACGTTCCACTCCGATGATGCGGTCTTTAAATTCGCCATGTTCGCAGCGATTTTCCATTTGATCAATCATGCGACGTTTAAGGGAAGCCTTTTCATGATCGCTGGTATTGTCGACCATGAAACAGGTACACGTGACATCCGGAAACTTGGAGGCTTGATGAGCATTATGCCTGTCAGCTTCACAGTCGCCTTTATCGGCTCGATGTCCATGGCTGGTCTTCCTCCATTTAATGGCTTTCTCAGCAAAGAGATGTTTCTGCAGTCCATGTTGGCGATCCGTCAGTTCGAGCTGTTCCAATTCGATACATGGAGCATCCTGTTCCCCGTCATCGCTTGGATTGCCAGCGTTTTCACATTTGTCTACAGCTTCTATTTTGTGTTCCGGACATTCGCGGGTAAACGGAAAGAAGGCCGGCTGCCTCAAGAACCACACGAAGCACCCGTCGGCATGCTCATTTCTCCTGTCATTCTCGGAGTTTTGGTCGTCGGAATATTCTTTATTCCGAATCTCGTGGCGAAGTGGCTTATTAAACCCGCAGTCGCGGCGATTCAGCCGAATTTATATTCACAACCTGCCGATATTGATATCCATGTAGCGGCTTGGCATGGTTTTGATTCGCCTGAATTATGGTTGACCGTTGGTGTTATCGTAATTGGGGCTTTGCTCTATGCCACGCTATCAAAATGGCAGAAAGTATATGGACTGCAGCCTGCTAAATTTTCTTTAAATGCTTTGTATGATGGTTTAATGAGTTTCAGTGAAAAAGGGATGAATCGGATTTCCCGTTTCTATATGACAGGATTGATCCGAACGTACATGATTTACATTTTCACTTTCCTTTCTATCGCTGTCCTTGTTGTCCTATTTACACAGGATGCTTTTGTAGTCGATATGAACAGTTTTTCCCATATCGGTGTTTACAGCGCCATTAATGCAGTCATTTTGATTTTAGCGGTCGGTTTCGTTCTATTATCTAAAACAAGACTTGCGGCCATCATCTCACTAGGAGCTGCCGGTTATTCAGTCGCTTTGTTCTTCGTCATTTTCAAGGCGCCAGATTTAGCGCTGACGCAGTTGGTTATTGAAACGGTATCGGTCGCCCTATTCCTTCTCGCTTTCAAGCATCTGCCGGCTTTGAAGGATCACGGGGAAACTGTGAAAACGAAAATGACGAATGGGATTGTCGCATTAGGGGTTGGGATCACTGTTACTTTGATCGCTTTATCAGCCCATTCACAAAAGCTGATCCCGTCCATTGCCCAGTTTTATAAAGACACGGTAAAAACCGAAGCCGGCGGTGGTAACATCGTCAACGTTATCCTAGTGGATTACCGTGGGTTCGATACATTATTTGAAATTGCCGTCTTATCGATCGCCGGGATCGGGGTGCTCGGCATGATTAAGCTGCGCCTTGCTAGAAAGGGGAATTCGAATGAGAACAAATGA
- a CDS encoding DUF5366 family protein: MKNPYLFGYLPFVTIFLFSLTFGVYTVSASVGFFQEIGLYAGMREFLTDAQLRLFLLIIYTLLFFMVFSALKLIAETIHETAMLFFSKDAQGESYSEAKGGNVIYFFGALASVIGIQSILILLFIFILTTFVYFIFIVYKLSKFMTLGSTVCLIAFEIIIWSLFLSCILYILLKLYNGVMASLPKV, from the coding sequence ATGAAGAATCCATATTTGTTCGGTTATTTGCCATTTGTAACCATTTTTTTATTCAGTTTAACGTTTGGTGTATATACAGTAAGTGCATCTGTAGGTTTTTTTCAGGAAATCGGGCTTTACGCCGGAATGCGGGAATTTTTGACGGATGCCCAGCTGCGGCTGTTCTTGCTTATCATTTACACCCTGCTTTTTTTTATGGTGTTTTCTGCATTGAAGCTGATAGCTGAGACGATACATGAAACGGCTATGCTGTTTTTTTCGAAAGATGCGCAGGGGGAGTCATACAGCGAGGCGAAAGGCGGCAATGTCATTTACTTTTTTGGTGCTCTTGCATCGGTCATCGGTATCCAATCTATCCTGATTCTGCTGTTTATCTTTATCCTGACTACGTTCGTCTATTTTATTTTCATTGTATATAAATTATCGAAGTTCATGACTCTGGGGAGTACCGTTTGTTTGATCGCTTTTGAAATTATCATCTGGAGCTTGTTTTTGTCTTGCATTCTGTATATTTTATTAAAATTATATAACGGCGTCATGGCCAGTCTGCCAAAAGTTTAG
- a CDS encoding Na(+)/H(+) antiporter subunit C, protein MELLMAILIGILFTAAVYLILSRSLLKIILGTGLLSHGAHLLILTMGGLGGSSPPVLDKGASNFADPLPQALILTAIVISFGVTAFMLVLAYRTYGEHKTDNMNLMRGNDEHD, encoded by the coding sequence ATGGAACTGCTCATGGCGATTTTGATCGGTATCTTGTTTACGGCGGCTGTCTATCTCATCCTATCGAGAAGTCTATTGAAAATAATTCTTGGCACCGGGCTTTTAAGTCATGGAGCCCACTTGCTCATTTTGACGATGGGTGGCTTAGGTGGCTCTTCCCCCCCTGTACTGGATAAGGGTGCATCCAATTTTGCGGATCCTTTGCCGCAAGCTTTGATTTTGACAGCGATTGTTATCAGTTTTGGTGTGACAGCTTTTATGCTAGTTCTGGCGTATCGTACGTACGGTGAACATAAAACGGATAACATGAATTTGATGAGAGGAAATGACGAACATGATTAA
- a CDS encoding Na+/H+ antiporter subunit E, protein MAFQILLNVFIAVTWMFMTSSFSASTFVIGYLIGLILLFLTRRFFKNRLYFWKLWAALKLTLLFLKELTLSNISVFMLVIRPKLNLQPMIFALPTELEHDWEITLLSSLITLTPGTIVVNVSDDQRTLYIHALDVDDVDEAIDSIKNSFEKAIMEVSRA, encoded by the coding sequence ATGGCCTTTCAAATTTTATTAAATGTCTTCATCGCGGTCACTTGGATGTTCATGACGTCTTCCTTCAGTGCTTCGACATTTGTGATCGGGTATCTGATCGGTCTGATCCTCCTCTTTTTGACGCGGCGTTTCTTCAAAAACAGGCTTTATTTTTGGAAACTGTGGGCAGCGCTCAAGTTGACCTTGCTTTTCCTAAAAGAACTGACGCTGTCTAATATCTCGGTCTTTATGCTCGTCATCCGACCGAAATTGAATTTACAGCCGATGATTTTTGCTTTACCGACCGAATTGGAACATGACTGGGAGATCACGCTGCTATCCAGCCTGATCACATTGACGCCGGGAACGATTGTCGTTAATGTGTCAGATGATCAACGGACACTCTATATTCATGCACTGGATGTCGACGATGTGGATGAAGCGATTGATTCGATTAAAAATTCTTTTGAGAAAGCGATTATGGAGGTGAGCCGGGCATGA
- a CDS encoding MFS transporter, with product MTAQKRNFIIIWFANFLVAGTMTMIMPFLSLYIETFGDHSEAYVQKWAGLIFGATFITALIMSPIWGRVADKYGYKPILLINGFGIATSVFLMGFVHSVETFFLLRLLNGVVTGFIPTSLAFVSSQTAREEAGKRLGTLQMGSVTGTLFGPVLGGLLADAFGFKYTFIITSISVVIAAIIVLIGIKEEKRVKDAKHAHYSRKTILSGLLRHRLMLNIMVVTALIQIGNFSIQPLLSLYVSDLSHTENVAFLAGITFSAAGVGNLLFARRWGKLGDDIGYEKVLGTLLLLSFVFIIPQAFVTNIWQLIICRLLFGISMGGMIPITTALVRREAPINIQGEVMGYNTSFRFLGNIIGPMFGGVISGFIGISSVFILTGVLFLLGFAFLYYAKRKPVQDFEDFLAEEENHRAKA from the coding sequence ATGACAGCACAAAAACGGAATTTTATCATCATATGGTTTGCCAATTTCCTAGTCGCCGGTACGATGACCATGATCATGCCATTCCTCTCCTTGTACATTGAGACCTTCGGAGACCATTCCGAAGCCTATGTACAAAAGTGGGCCGGACTTATATTTGGGGCAACGTTCATCACCGCTCTGATCATGTCGCCGATCTGGGGCCGAGTAGCGGATAAATACGGTTATAAGCCCATTCTGCTGATCAACGGCTTCGGGATTGCGACGTCTGTTTTCCTCATGGGCTTTGTCCATTCCGTCGAAACATTTTTCCTTCTTCGTCTTCTGAATGGTGTCGTTACCGGATTCATTCCGACTTCTTTGGCATTTGTCTCCTCCCAGACAGCGCGGGAAGAAGCCGGAAAGAGACTGGGCACATTGCAAATGGGAAGCGTCACCGGTACGTTATTCGGCCCTGTGCTCGGTGGATTGCTGGCAGATGCATTTGGCTTTAAGTACACATTCATCATTACCTCCATCTCCGTTGTCATTGCCGCAATTATTGTTTTGATCGGCATCAAGGAAGAAAAAAGAGTGAAGGATGCCAAACACGCTCATTATTCCAGAAAAACTATTTTGAGCGGTTTACTCCGTCACCGGCTTATGCTGAATATCATGGTCGTCACCGCATTGATTCAAATCGGGAATTTCAGCATCCAGCCGCTCCTCTCCTTGTATGTGTCTGATTTAAGCCATACGGAAAATGTGGCCTTCTTAGCAGGCATCACCTTCAGTGCGGCAGGTGTGGGAAATCTACTGTTCGCTCGTCGATGGGGAAAACTCGGAGACGATATCGGATATGAAAAGGTACTCGGCACATTGCTGTTGTTATCGTTTGTATTCATCATCCCACAAGCATTTGTAACGAACATATGGCAACTCATTATTTGTCGATTGCTATTCGGGATATCCATGGGTGGCATGATTCCGATCACAACGGCCTTGGTCCGTCGGGAAGCACCGATTAATATACAGGGAGAAGTAATGGGCTACAATACGAGCTTTCGGTTCCTTGGGAATATTATCGGACCGATGTTCGGCGGCGTTATCAGCGGGTTCATCGGCATCTCTTCCGTATTTATCCTGACAGGTGTCTTGTTTTTGCTCGGTTTTGCATTTTTATATTATGCAAAACGCAAACCGGTTCAGGACTTTGAGGATTTTCTTGCAGAGGAAGAAAATCATCGGGCAAAAGCTTAA
- a CDS encoding Na(+)/H(+) antiporter subunit F1, translating into MMIFIWICTIVVGLSMAGLMYRVFKGPSVPDRLIALDGIGVMLISAIALLSILFDTRFYIDVILLIAIISFIGTVSFSKFIERGEIIERERHH; encoded by the coding sequence ATGATGATATTCATCTGGATCTGTACGATCGTAGTCGGTCTTTCCATGGCTGGCTTGATGTACCGGGTTTTCAAAGGGCCATCTGTTCCCGACCGCCTTATTGCGCTGGATGGAATCGGCGTCATGCTCATTTCGGCGATTGCGTTGCTTTCGATATTGTTCGATACTAGGTTTTATATCGATGTGATCTTACTCATCGCTATCATTTCCTTCATCGGTACCGTATCGTTCTCCAAATTCATTGAAAGAGGGGAGATTATCGAACGTGAGCGTCATCATTAA
- a CDS encoding peptidylprolyl isomerase has product MTIFLVMIIITILLTACGQGELGLKESLEEGTTSSAKQTVINSEEATTMYPQLTNEVAANEALVVMNTTLGPIKIKLFPEKAPKTVENFLTHAENGYYDGIIFHRVINDFMIQGGDPTGTGMGGESIYGDSFEDEFTMDLFNIRGALSMANAGPNTNGSQFFIVQANRAPGTADQLKKGGWPDEIAEAYAERGGTPHLDQKHTVFGQVIEGMDVVDKIAQVKTGRQDKPVEDVSIQSIEILQK; this is encoded by the coding sequence ATGACCATCTTTTTAGTGATGATCATCATAACAATTCTATTGACGGCTTGCGGCCAAGGAGAACTTGGGCTAAAAGAGTCATTAGAGGAAGGAACAACTTCTTCCGCCAAACAAACAGTTATAAATTCAGAGGAGGCCACTACCATGTATCCACAATTAACGAACGAAGTCGCTGCAAATGAAGCACTTGTTGTGATGAACACAACTTTGGGACCGATTAAAATCAAGTTATTCCCGGAAAAAGCGCCAAAAACGGTTGAAAACTTTTTAACTCATGCGGAAAATGGCTATTATGACGGCATTATTTTTCACCGTGTCATCAATGATTTCATGATCCAAGGTGGAGACCCTACCGGCACTGGTATGGGAGGCGAAAGCATTTATGGCGATTCATTTGAGGATGAATTCACAATGGATCTTTTCAATATTAGAGGAGCTCTTTCCATGGCGAATGCAGGCCCGAATACGAACGGAAGCCAGTTCTTCATCGTGCAGGCAAACCGCGCACCCGGTACGGCTGACCAATTGAAAAAAGGCGGATGGCCGGACGAAATCGCCGAGGCGTACGCAGAGCGGGGCGGTACCCCTCACCTGGATCAGAAGCATACGGTATTCGGCCAAGTAATTGAAGGAATGGATGTTGTAGATAAAATTGCACAAGTGAAAACAGGCCGGCAAGACAAGCCTGTAGAGGATGTTTCCATTCAATCCATCGAAATTCTTCAGAAATAA
- a CDS encoding transglycosylase domain-containing protein, whose product MKQFIGVGFIFLCIPLLWGVQHSIASELSKAHDAHDELQDSLELEDRQTNLPIIIKDRNGVTVSEQYAEWRNPLELSSVPPFIQHLFISSEDRGFYEHRGYDVSAIARAFAVNAASDDRKQGGSTITQQVVRMRYLTTEKTYERKFRELLYAAEIEKQTSKDDILEMYLNEMYFGHRVYGIGAAATYYFSRPLDQLNEAEMAFIAAIPNNPSLYDPVRHFDKTKKRQELLLNLLAQDGTITNEEFEAYKQYPIKLKLKKKAQGFDAYSSYVLAELEELVSQSEGYDEKIQSATSAEERETWEKNLQNRTSEIAQSGIVIDTALLRNKQLHDEKALDALLPANGLQAGAAVIDNETREIVSLYAGKGYRKADFNRAYQAYRQPGSAIKPLLVYGPYLESGPYTERTPIDSSNICIGSYCPTNIGGYRYGVTTLGEAFRYSHNTAAVRLLRIVGIDRAFESLKPFHFKMVTEEDKSYSAALGGFSKGVTPLEMASAYSSFIDGTFQPARAIRTVSSYDGEPLYKWDDKRETIWSASTTATMRLMMSEVVRNGTGKGIRSTTAYTGAKTGTTNHYKDIWVAGFNDRYTTAVWVGLDNPQPIRYASDQKIHLRAFNTLLEE is encoded by the coding sequence TTGAAGCAATTTATCGGAGTGGGGTTTATCTTTCTATGTATCCCGCTATTATGGGGCGTCCAACATTCGATCGCTTCGGAGCTGTCGAAGGCGCATGATGCGCATGATGAGTTACAAGATTCACTGGAATTAGAAGATCGGCAAACGAATTTGCCTATTATCATAAAGGACCGCAATGGAGTGACTGTTTCCGAACAGTATGCGGAATGGCGCAATCCGCTCGAACTCTCTTCCGTCCCTCCCTTCATTCAGCACTTATTTATCTCGAGTGAAGACAGAGGCTTTTATGAGCACCGCGGATATGATGTATCGGCTATCGCCAGGGCTTTCGCTGTAAATGCCGCTTCCGATGACAGAAAGCAAGGCGGGTCGACAATTACGCAACAGGTTGTCCGGATGCGATACTTAACGACTGAGAAAACGTATGAGCGTAAATTTCGCGAACTCCTCTATGCGGCTGAAATTGAGAAACAAACTTCAAAAGACGATATTCTAGAGATGTATTTAAATGAAATGTACTTCGGACACCGGGTGTATGGCATCGGTGCAGCTGCCACTTATTACTTTAGCCGCCCTCTCGATCAGTTGAATGAAGCAGAGATGGCTTTTATTGCAGCTATTCCAAATAACCCGTCCCTCTACGATCCGGTTCGCCATTTTGACAAGACCAAAAAGAGGCAAGAGCTGTTGCTCAATCTTCTCGCCCAGGATGGAACGATAACTAACGAAGAGTTCGAAGCCTACAAGCAGTATCCAATCAAGTTGAAACTTAAAAAGAAGGCACAGGGATTTGATGCCTACAGTTCTTATGTCCTTGCAGAGCTGGAAGAGCTGGTTTCCCAATCAGAAGGATACGACGAGAAGATCCAAAGCGCGACTTCTGCGGAGGAGAGGGAAACATGGGAAAAAAATCTGCAAAATAGGACAAGCGAAATCGCCCAAAGCGGAATTGTCATAGATACTGCACTTTTACGCAACAAGCAGTTGCATGATGAAAAGGCACTAGACGCGTTGCTCCCTGCAAACGGTTTGCAGGCCGGGGCAGCCGTCATTGACAATGAAACGAGGGAAATTGTCAGCCTATACGCTGGAAAAGGATATCGGAAAGCGGATTTTAACCGGGCGTACCAAGCTTATCGCCAGCCCGGCTCCGCCATAAAACCGTTGTTGGTCTATGGACCCTATTTGGAGAGCGGCCCTTATACAGAACGGACACCGATCGACAGCAGCAATATTTGCATCGGTTCCTACTGTCCGACCAACATAGGGGGATATCGATACGGGGTAACAACGCTAGGCGAAGCATTCCGTTACAGCCATAATACCGCTGCGGTCCGCTTGCTTCGGATAGTCGGCATTGACCGTGCGTTCGAATCACTAAAGCCGTTTCATTTTAAGATGGTGACAGAAGAAGACAAAAGCTATTCAGCGGCGCTGGGCGGCTTTTCGAAAGGCGTTACACCATTGGAGATGGCATCCGCCTACTCCAGCTTCATAGATGGTACTTTCCAACCGGCCCGAGCCATACGTACTGTCAGCAGCTATGACGGGGAGCCGCTATACAAATGGGACGACAAGCGGGAGACGATCTGGAGCGCTTCTACGACTGCTACGATGCGTTTGATGATGAGTGAAGTCGTCCGTAATGGCACGGGGAAAGGAATTCGATCAACGACGGCTTACACAGGGGCAAAGACAGGCACGACCAATCATTACAAAGATATATGGGTCGCCGGTTTCAACGACCGGTATACGACAGCCGTCTGGGTCGGACTGGATAATCCGCAGCCCATTAGGTACGCAAGCGATCAGAAAATACATTTACGCGCATTTAACACATTATTAGAGGAGTAG
- a CDS encoding Na+/H+ antiporter subunit D codes for MINLLLFPIIIPFLFAIVLLFFKERIVLQRVLAVVGLLAALAASLYLAHTVKQDGVQTITLGSWPAPFGITMVSDMFSALLVTTTIILTLLVVIYSFTSIGEAREHYFYYSAILFMITGVNGAFTTGDIFNMFVFFEVLLIASYVLIVLGGEKRQLRESIKYILINVVSSALFVITVAYLYSVVGTLNMADISVKIAEIGQPGIITVIAVLMLIVFGIKGSIFPLYFWLPGSYAAPPIPVLALFGALLTKVGVYAIMRTYTLFFVHHTDFTHGLLMVLAILTIIAGCIGALAYFDLKQIVIYNIVIAVGVILFGAAQMNESGLSGAVFYLIHDMLIKGALFFLIGIIIYVTGTSDLRKMGGLMKTHAPLGWFYLIAAFGLAGIPPLSGFIGKLLIVEGAFQADHIWGSIIILASSLVVLLSVIRIFIYAFWGEPQSLPATERKPYRQMMVPTIVLVVLTVLYGVGTEWLVPYMTDASNVLLQPSIYIDAVLKE; via the coding sequence ATGATTAATCTACTTTTGTTTCCTATCATAATTCCATTTCTTTTTGCCATCGTATTGCTATTTTTCAAGGAACGGATTGTGTTGCAGCGAGTACTGGCTGTTGTCGGCCTGCTTGCCGCTCTGGCCGCTTCCTTATATCTCGCCCACACCGTCAAACAGGACGGCGTGCAAACGATTACGCTTGGAAGCTGGCCAGCTCCTTTCGGCATCACGATGGTGTCGGACATGTTTTCGGCCTTGCTTGTCACGACGACGATTATTCTCACGTTGCTCGTCGTCATCTATAGTTTCACTTCGATCGGAGAAGCCCGGGAACATTATTTCTATTACTCGGCGATCCTTTTCATGATAACCGGTGTAAATGGCGCTTTTACGACAGGTGATATTTTCAATATGTTCGTCTTTTTCGAAGTACTGCTCATTGCTTCTTATGTACTGATTGTTTTAGGCGGAGAAAAAAGACAATTGCGGGAGTCCATCAAATACATATTGATCAATGTTGTATCATCCGCGCTATTCGTCATTACGGTTGCCTATTTGTATTCAGTGGTCGGCACCTTGAATATGGCGGATATTTCAGTAAAAATTGCCGAGATCGGCCAACCAGGCATAATTACAGTCATTGCCGTCTTGATGTTGATCGTGTTCGGGATTAAGGGATCCATCTTCCCTCTCTACTTCTGGCTTCCCGGCTCCTATGCGGCACCGCCGATACCTGTCCTCGCCCTGTTCGGGGCTCTGCTGACAAAAGTCGGGGTCTACGCGATCATGCGGACATATACGTTATTTTTTGTCCACCATACGGACTTTACACACGGGCTCTTGATGGTATTAGCCATTTTGACAATCATCGCCGGATGTATCGGTGCCCTTGCTTATTTCGATTTAAAACAGATTGTCATCTACAATATTGTCATCGCAGTCGGTGTCATTTTGTTCGGTGCTGCACAAATGAACGAATCGGGACTTTCCGGCGCTGTCTTTTATTTGATTCATGACATGTTGATCAAAGGGGCTTTGTTTTTCCTTATCGGCATCATCATCTATGTGACAGGCACCTCCGATTTGCGGAAAATGGGAGGATTAATGAAAACTCATGCACCACTCGGATGGTTTTATTTAATCGCGGCATTCGGTTTGGCGGGCATCCCGCCTTTGAGCGGCTTTATCGGAAAATTGCTCATTGTGGAAGGAGCCTTCCAAGCTGATCACATTTGGGGAAGCATAATCATTTTGGCTTCCAGTCTCGTTGTGTTATTATCTGTCATCCGTATTTTTATCTACGCTTTTTGGGGAGAGCCACAATCGTTGCCGGCAACAGAGCGTAAACCATATAGACAGATGATGGTGCCAACGATCGTTCTCGTTGTCCTAACTGTCCTCTATGGTGTCGGAACAGAATGGCTGGTCCCCTACATGACAGATGCATCGAATGTATTACTACAACCATCCATCTATATTGATGCGGTGTTAAAGGAGTAG
- a CDS encoding Na(+)/H(+) antiporter subunit B — MRTNDVILQTTTKVVFFIIFLFAIHIFFAGHYTPGGGFVGGLLTTGALVLLLLAFDLKTVQRALPFNFVIVIGIGLLLALGTAAGSIFFNVPFFTHAFDDFTLPLFGETSLHTAMLFDAGVYLVVVGSAMTIIQSIGGDA, encoded by the coding sequence ATGAGAACAAATGACGTCATATTGCAAACGACGACGAAAGTTGTCTTTTTCATCATTTTCCTTTTTGCCATTCACATATTCTTTGCGGGCCATTATACCCCCGGCGGCGGATTTGTAGGTGGGTTGCTTACGACAGGTGCACTTGTGCTGCTGTTGCTTGCCTTTGACCTAAAAACAGTTCAAAGAGCTTTGCCTTTCAATTTCGTTATTGTCATTGGCATCGGCTTGCTGTTGGCTCTTGGCACAGCCGCTGGGTCCATCTTTTTCAATGTTCCTTTTTTCACACATGCTTTTGACGATTTTACTCTCCCGCTATTCGGGGAGACTTCTCTCCATACAGCGATGCTGTTTGACGCCGGAGTCTATTTGGTTGTTGTCGGATCAGCGATGACTATTATCCAATCGATTGGAGGGGATGCGTAA
- the mnhG gene encoding monovalent cation/H(+) antiporter subunit G, whose amino-acid sequence MSVIINILIVITITVGVVFTAVTTIGILRFPDVYTRAHAASKSATLGVMSILLGVFIHFWYNEGHFSIQLLLGIVFLFITSPIGGHLMSRAAYMAGVKPTDLTVGDDLAEVVKKAKRENSTLKPEDQ is encoded by the coding sequence GTGAGCGTCATCATTAACATTCTCATCGTCATTACAATTACTGTAGGCGTCGTTTTTACGGCGGTTACCACGATCGGGATCCTTCGTTTCCCCGATGTCTATACAAGGGCGCATGCAGCCTCTAAAAGTGCCACACTGGGTGTTATGAGCATCTTGCTTGGAGTATTCATTCACTTTTGGTACAACGAAGGACATTTCAGCATACAGCTTCTGCTCGGGATTGTATTTCTTTTCATCACGTCACCAATTGGGGGACATCTGATGAGTCGCGCCGCTTACATGGCAGGCGTCAAACCGACTGATTTAACGGTTGGGGATGATCTTGCTGAAGTTGTAAAAAAAGCGAAGCGGGAAAACAGTACGTTAAAGCCTGAAGATCAATAA